The Drosophila biarmipes strain raj3 chromosome 2L, RU_DBia_V1.1, whole genome shotgun sequence genome has a window encoding:
- the LOC108032534 gene encoding uncharacterized protein LOC108032534, which yields MSVRAAELRVYLLRINSLRNRTSSISCQTTSLATRPALQPFNQFYNNHSKMASYICTQFLNLNVNDLPSKTTTYTLNAARFQQRDLNLFIESLETISRLEKERHERRQLRKEKKLQQARMTQLEDERCSSPTPSADEAADEPILYLEAKCIPYQVSEPLSPPKMDSTPGLPEYYTCDDEAYGSVSPSARSSVTYCSCAGVASQHSDSRESGLSVSPTPPQLRPRSVVISQSQSKHRSTRSRIISMVLKKEYGKCPENLQTRDISEDIREEYRGRSTISKNSPEPSFLNKALRYLTL from the coding sequence ATGAGTGTCCGAGCCGCGGAGTTAAGGGTCTACCTGTTGCGTATAAATAGTTTGCGAAACCGAACCTCCAGCATCAGTTGTCAAACAACCAGCCTAGCTACAAGACCTGCTCTACAGCCCTTCAATCAGTTCTACAACAATCACAGCAAGATGGCCTCGTACATTTGCACCCAGTTCCTGAACCTGAACGTCAACGACCTGCCCTCGAAGACCACCACCTACACGCTGAACGCAGCCCGCTTCCAACAGCGCGATCTGAACCTCTTCATCGAGAGTCTGGAGACCATCTCCCGGCTGGAGAAGGAACGGCACGAGCGTCGGCAGCTCCGCAAGGAGAAGAAACTGCAGCAGGCCAGGATGACCCAGCTGGAGGACGAGCGCTGCTCCAGTCCCACGCCCAGTGCCGATGAGGCCGCCGACGAGCCCATCTTGTATCTGGAGGCCAAGTGCATTCCCTACCAGGTGTCGGAGCCCCTGAGCCCGCCTAAGATGGACAGCACTCCTGGCCTGCCCGAGTACTACACCTGCGATGACGAGGCCTATGGAAGTGTTTCCCCCTCGGCTCGAAGCAGCGTGACCTACTGCAGCTGCGCCGGGGTTGCCAGTCAGCACTCGGACTCCCGGGAGTCGGGACTCAGTGTTTCCCCCACGCCGCCCCAGCTACGACCCCGCTCCGTGGTCATCTCCCAGTCGCAGAGCAAGCACCGCTCCACCAGATCCCGAATCATCAGCATGGTGCTGAAGAAGGAGTACGGCAAGTGCCCCGAAAATCTGCAGACCAGGGATATCAGCGAGGACATCCGTGAGGAGTACCGAGGACGGTCCACCATTAGCAAAAATTCGCCAGAACCCAGTTTTCTGAACAAGGCCCTGCGCTACCTGACCTTATAA